Proteins from a genomic interval of Erwinia sp. SLM-02:
- the flgA gene encoding flagellar basal body P-ring formation chaperone FlgA has product MNNPLTKGKASFLCLALLGIPFFSAAAPEPQTARKQIYNQAVASADADIKRVAALKKWQGFQTKINVFIPTEASRFARCSRPLSVAMPVSDRPDLSRLRYDIRCEGASGWEINVTVKPDIYLPILVAKHTLERGRLLAASDVEIKKKNITGLRDGIIVNPDDAIGLTVKKRIRDMQPISPSLLDQPVMVERGQRVVMLAEQDGVQAKMIGEAMKKGRRGDVIKVKNLTSQRTVSAVVDGPGVVHMLLAPSQ; this is encoded by the coding sequence ATGAACAATCCGCTGACAAAGGGGAAGGCATCTTTCCTCTGCCTGGCGCTGTTGGGAATCCCCTTCTTTTCCGCTGCCGCCCCCGAACCGCAAACCGCCCGCAAGCAGATTTATAACCAGGCCGTGGCCAGCGCAGATGCGGATATCAAACGCGTCGCCGCCCTGAAGAAATGGCAGGGCTTCCAAACCAAAATCAACGTCTTCATCCCGACCGAAGCCAGCCGCTTTGCGCGCTGCTCCAGGCCGCTAAGCGTGGCAATGCCGGTCAGCGACCGCCCTGACCTGTCCCGGCTGCGCTACGATATTCGCTGTGAAGGGGCCAGCGGCTGGGAAATCAACGTCACGGTGAAACCCGACATCTATCTGCCGATTCTGGTGGCGAAGCACACGCTGGAACGCGGCAGACTGCTGGCGGCCAGCGACGTCGAGATAAAAAAGAAGAACATCACCGGACTGCGCGACGGCATCATCGTCAACCCGGATGACGCCATCGGCCTGACGGTGAAAAAGCGCATTCGCGATATGCAGCCCATCTCTCCTTCCCTGCTGGATCAGCCGGTGATGGTGGAGCGCGGCCAGCGCGTGGTGATGCTGGCGGAACAGGATGGCGTACAGGCGAAGATGATCGGCGAGGCGATGAAAAAAGGCCGCAGGGGCGACGTGATTAAAGTTAAAAACCTCACCAGCCAGCGTACCGTCAGCGCGGTGGTCGACGGGCCGGGCGTGGTGCATATGCTGCTGGCCCCGTCACAGTAA
- a CDS encoding flagellar basal body protein codes for MGISFDKALSVHPAALQLRLSRAELLSANLANVDTPNFQAKDIDFAAEMQRYQNKSSLSSSPSVKYRVPYQPSTDGNTVALDVEQAEFAKNQLDYQTSLQFLNSKLIGLKQAIEGK; via the coding sequence GTGGGAATAAGTTTTGACAAGGCATTGAGCGTACATCCTGCCGCACTACAGCTTCGACTTTCCCGAGCAGAGCTGTTGTCGGCCAACCTGGCTAATGTCGACACCCCAAACTTTCAGGCTAAAGATATTGATTTTGCCGCTGAGATGCAACGTTATCAGAACAAAAGTTCGTTAAGTTCTTCTCCTTCGGTGAAATATCGCGTGCCTTATCAACCCTCTACGGATGGCAACACCGTTGCACTCGACGTGGAGCAGGCCGAATTCGCGAAAAACCAGCTGGATTACCAGACCAGTCTGCAGTTTCTGAATTCGAAACTAATTGGCCTCAAGCAGGCCATTGAAGGGAAATAA
- the flgC gene encoding flagellar basal body rod protein FlgC — MSFNDIYRVSGSAMTAQTVRLNTIASNLANAESPAASEETTYKARRPVFAAIYQRSHLMDNAAMAGARVQVLDVVETGSAIRRYEPGNPLANAEGQVFYPDINTVEEMADMMSASRNFETNVEVLNSVKSMQQSLLRLGEA, encoded by the coding sequence ATGTCATTTAACGACATTTATCGCGTTTCAGGCTCGGCGATGACGGCGCAGACGGTTCGCCTCAACACCATCGCCAGTAACCTGGCCAACGCGGAGTCACCGGCGGCCAGTGAGGAAACGACCTATAAGGCCCGCCGTCCGGTATTTGCCGCGATCTATCAGCGCAGTCATCTGATGGATAACGCGGCGATGGCGGGCGCCCGGGTCCAGGTGCTGGACGTGGTGGAAACTGGTTCGGCTATCCGTCGCTATGAACCCGGCAATCCCCTGGCGAATGCCGAGGGCCAGGTGTTCTACCCCGATATCAATACGGTCGAAGAGATGGCCGACATGATGTCGGCATCACGCAATTTTGAAACCAACGTTGAGGTATTAAACAGCGTGAAAAGCATGCAGCAAAGCCTGCTGAGACTGGGAGAAGCCTGA
- the flgD gene encoding flagellar hook assembly protein FlgD, producing the protein MSVRNVESGYNSDDINASRAPAGNGGNDLNNMFMKLLVAQIQNQDPLNPTDGTEYVGQLAQMTQVQSMQDMTGMMQTAATLVDNLQVLAIGNLAGQTVMVRSNKISLDGQAVNGRLTLDHPSANVTVHIKDAAGNETTLELGKQEKGLVDFTVDPEALGLEKGEYTLSVVTDEGGSKTPIEIAGTVNSVRIGPDGSALLNIPGLGEIPFFNISQFGGQSATANA; encoded by the coding sequence ATGAGCGTGCGCAACGTAGAGAGCGGTTACAACAGCGATGACATCAATGCATCACGGGCGCCGGCGGGTAACGGCGGCAACGATCTGAACAATATGTTTATGAAGCTGCTGGTGGCGCAGATCCAGAATCAGGATCCGCTGAACCCCACCGACGGAACGGAATACGTTGGCCAGCTGGCGCAGATGACCCAGGTGCAGTCGATGCAGGATATGACCGGCATGATGCAGACCGCCGCCACGCTGGTCGACAACCTGCAGGTGCTGGCTATCGGCAATCTGGCCGGTCAGACGGTGATGGTGCGTTCCAACAAGATCAGTCTGGACGGCCAGGCCGTTAACGGCCGTCTGACGCTGGACCACCCGTCGGCCAATGTCACCGTACATATCAAAGACGCCGCCGGGAATGAAACCACGCTGGAGCTGGGCAAACAGGAAAAAGGGCTGGTGGACTTTACCGTCGATCCCGAGGCGCTGGGCCTGGAGAAAGGCGAATACACCCTGTCGGTGGTTACCGACGAGGGCGGCAGCAAAACGCCGATCGAGATCGCCGGTACCGTCAACAGCGTGCGTATCGGGCCGGACGGCTCGGCGCTGCTCAATATTCCCGGCCTGGGCGAAATACCCTTCTTTAATATCAGTCAGTTTGGCGGCCAGTCCGCGACTGCCAACGCGTAA
- the flgE gene encoding flagellar hook protein FlgE: MSFNIATSGLNAITQQMNAISNNIANSGTTGYKSMRAEFSALYAGSAPLGVGVSSLSQSISTGGGISGTGRNLDLAINGNGFFVVRDTNGSTSYTRAGYFGTDNDGYLVNNMGSKLQGYPVNGEGKLQSGTIGDLQINASGLPAKSSSTLDFVANLDARTEAKPAAPGFDPDNNDTFNNSYTSQVYDSLGREHTLTQYFVKNDENAWTAYYVVDGDKASATSSPLEFDTNGLLTSPTGPVNVTAPATGADDLNININYSGSSQYGSDFSVSKNKADGYKSGEKTGQQIDDDGMVYATFSNGQRLLQGQMVLANFTNPDGLQATDGTTWQQTNGSGAPLLGTPKSGMYGTIKSAALESSNVDLTAELVGLMSAQRNYQANTKVISTNDQMMNALFQAL, translated from the coding sequence ATGAGTTTTAATATTGCCACCTCCGGGCTGAACGCCATCACCCAGCAGATGAACGCCATCAGCAACAACATCGCCAACAGCGGCACCACCGGCTATAAGTCGATGCGCGCCGAGTTCTCCGCGCTGTATGCCGGAAGCGCCCCGCTGGGCGTCGGGGTCAGCAGTCTGTCGCAGAGCATTTCCACCGGCGGCGGCATTTCCGGCACCGGACGTAACCTCGATCTGGCGATTAACGGCAACGGCTTCTTTGTGGTCCGCGACACCAACGGCAGCACCAGCTACACCCGCGCCGGGTATTTCGGCACCGATAACGACGGCTATCTGGTCAACAACATGGGCAGCAAGCTGCAGGGCTATCCGGTGAACGGCGAAGGCAAACTGCAGAGCGGTACGATTGGCGATCTGCAAATCAACGCCAGCGGCCTGCCGGCGAAAAGCTCCTCGACGCTGGATTTTGTCGCCAATCTGGACGCCCGCACTGAAGCGAAACCGGCCGCGCCGGGCTTCGACCCGGATAACAACGACACTTTCAATAACAGCTACACCTCGCAGGTCTACGACTCACTGGGCCGCGAACACACCCTGACGCAGTATTTCGTGAAAAACGATGAGAACGCGTGGACCGCTTACTACGTGGTGGACGGTGACAAAGCCAGTGCCACCTCTTCCCCGCTGGAGTTTGATACCAACGGTCTGCTGACCAGCCCGACCGGCCCGGTCAATGTCACCGCCCCGGCTACCGGCGCTGACGATCTGAATATCAACATCAACTACAGCGGCAGCAGCCAGTACGGTTCTGACTTCTCGGTGAGCAAAAACAAAGCCGACGGCTATAAATCGGGTGAGAAGACCGGCCAGCAGATCGATGACGACGGCATGGTGTATGCCACCTTCAGCAACGGTCAGCGTTTATTACAGGGGCAGATGGTGCTGGCGAACTTTACTAACCCGGACGGCCTGCAGGCGACTGACGGCACCACCTGGCAGCAGACTAACGGATCCGGCGCGCCGCTGCTGGGGACGCCAAAATCAGGCATGTACGGCACCATCAAATCTGCCGCGCTGGAGTCTTCCAACGTCGATCTGACCGCCGAGCTGGTGGGGCTGATGTCGGCGCAGCGTAACTATCAGGCGAACACCAAAGTCATCTCGACCAACGATCAGATGATGAACGCCCTGTTCCAGGCGCTGTAA
- a CDS encoding flagellar basal body rod protein FlgF, whose product MDRLIYTAVSGANRSLNQQMIHANNLANANTEGFRADLERANSQQVAGYGYNSRYQVNSANGGINMANGALKETGRELDIGIRGDGLIALREGRREVYTRNGHIDIDEMGNLSVNGRPLMGEAGPIQLPPFSEVAIGNDGTISVIPENGDLEAAMDVDRIKLVDVPASRLRKNDDGLLVSTRRTEPRSESVQVAGEHLETSNVSAINEMVATVSLSRQFEAQIKMMKAAETLAQAGNRLIRGS is encoded by the coding sequence ATGGATCGCCTTATTTATACCGCGGTCAGCGGTGCTAATCGCAGCCTGAATCAGCAGATGATCCACGCTAATAATCTGGCCAACGCCAATACCGAAGGTTTCCGTGCCGATCTGGAGCGGGCCAACAGCCAGCAGGTAGCGGGTTATGGCTACAACAGTCGCTATCAGGTGAACAGCGCCAACGGCGGCATCAATATGGCCAACGGTGCGCTGAAAGAGACCGGGCGCGAGCTGGATATCGGCATCCGTGGCGATGGCCTGATCGCACTTCGGGAAGGGCGCAGGGAGGTTTACACCCGCAACGGCCATATCGACATCGATGAGATGGGCAACCTGTCGGTTAACGGCAGGCCGCTGATGGGCGAAGCCGGTCCGATCCAGCTGCCGCCGTTTTCCGAAGTGGCGATTGGCAACGACGGGACGATCTCGGTGATCCCGGAGAACGGCGATCTGGAAGCGGCGATGGACGTGGACCGCATCAAGCTGGTGGATGTCCCCGCCAGCCGCCTGCGCAAGAACGATGACGGCCTGCTGGTCAGCACCCGGCGGACGGAGCCACGCAGTGAAAGCGTGCAGGTGGCCGGAGAGCATCTGGAAACCAGCAACGTCTCGGCGATTAACGAAATGGTGGCGACGGTATCGCTCAGCCGCCAGTTCGAAGCACAAATCAAAATGATGAAAGCGGCTGAAACCCTGGCGCAGGCGGGCAACCGACTGATCCGCGGCAGCTAA
- the flgG gene encoding flagellar basal-body rod protein FlgG, whose amino-acid sequence MNPALWVSKTGLAAQDAKMGAISNNLANVNTTGFKRDRVVFEDLFYQTQRAPGVALDQNNTTPGGIQFGSGVKILGTEKSFTTGSVQVTSKELDVAITGQGFFQVETADGDIAYTRAGNLRISADGVLTNAQGLPLVPGIELPQGTKSIGIAKDGTVTAQVGGESEPAELGQITLVNFINPAGLEATGGNLYRETTASGEAFEGVPGEEAFGELEQGALEGSNVQVVEEMVDMITVQRAYEMNAKMVSAADDMLKFLNQQV is encoded by the coding sequence ATGAATCCCGCATTATGGGTCAGTAAAACCGGGCTAGCGGCGCAGGACGCCAAGATGGGCGCTATCTCCAACAACCTCGCCAACGTCAACACCACCGGCTTCAAGCGCGACCGCGTGGTCTTTGAAGATCTGTTCTATCAGACCCAGCGCGCGCCGGGCGTGGCGCTGGACCAGAACAACACCACCCCCGGCGGTATCCAGTTCGGCAGCGGGGTGAAGATCCTCGGCACCGAGAAATCGTTTACCACCGGCTCCGTTCAGGTGACGTCAAAAGAGCTGGACGTGGCGATCACCGGCCAGGGGTTTTTCCAGGTGGAAACGGCGGACGGCGATATTGCCTACACCCGCGCCGGGAACCTGCGCATCAGCGCCGACGGCGTGCTGACGAATGCCCAGGGGCTGCCGCTGGTGCCGGGCATCGAACTGCCTCAGGGCACCAAAAGCATCGGCATTGCTAAAGACGGCACGGTCACGGCGCAGGTGGGGGGCGAAAGCGAGCCTGCCGAGCTGGGGCAGATAACCCTGGTGAACTTTATCAATCCGGCCGGGCTGGAAGCAACGGGCGGCAACCTCTACCGCGAGACCACCGCCAGCGGTGAGGCCTTTGAAGGCGTACCGGGCGAAGAGGCGTTTGGCGAGCTGGAGCAGGGCGCACTGGAAGGTTCCAACGTGCAGGTGGTGGAAGAGATGGTCGATATGATCACCGTCCAGCGCGCCTATGAGATGAACGCAAAAATGGTTTCCGCCGCTGACGACATGCTGAAGTTTCTGAATCAGCAGGTGTAA
- the flgH gene encoding flagellar basal body L-ring protein FlgH — MNKNLLLLATIVLLSGCESSPYLVQKDDAAFAPPSDFSQPAAAVRGGGLYQSSYNWSLTQDRRAYRVGDILTLLLDESTQSSKQAKTNFGKKNDVELGAPSVAGKTLDKLSGSISGNRNFNGNATSAQQNMLRGSITVAVHQVLPNGVLVVRGEKWLTLNQGDEYMRVSGLVRSEDISRDNTVSSQRIANARISYAGRGALSDANSAGWLTRFFNHPLFPI, encoded by the coding sequence ATGAACAAAAATCTGCTGCTGCTGGCCACTATCGTGCTGCTGAGCGGCTGTGAAAGTTCGCCCTATCTGGTGCAGAAAGATGACGCCGCGTTTGCGCCACCGTCAGATTTCAGCCAGCCCGCTGCCGCCGTGCGCGGCGGCGGGCTGTATCAGAGCAGCTACAACTGGTCGCTGACTCAGGATCGCCGCGCCTATCGCGTGGGCGACATTCTGACCCTGCTGCTGGATGAATCCACCCAGTCGAGTAAACAGGCGAAGACTAACTTCGGCAAAAAGAACGATGTCGAACTGGGCGCGCCCTCGGTGGCCGGTAAAACGCTGGACAAGCTGAGCGGTTCGATCTCCGGCAATCGTAACTTCAACGGCAATGCCACCTCGGCCCAGCAAAACATGCTGCGGGGATCGATCACCGTGGCGGTCCATCAGGTGCTGCCCAACGGCGTGCTGGTGGTGCGGGGTGAAAAATGGCTGACCCTCAACCAGGGGGACGAATATATGCGCGTTTCCGGGCTGGTGCGTTCCGAAGACATCAGCCGCGATAACACCGTTTCTTCGCAGCGTATTGCCAACGCGCGTATCTCCTATGCCGGCCGCGGTGCGCTGAGCGACGCCAACTCGGCGGGATGGCTGACGCGCTTCTTTAACCATCCGCTGTTCCCGATTTAA
- a CDS encoding flagellar basal body P-ring protein FlgI — MFRYLFPLLIVALSGAIAQVQAQPLNQLVDVQGIRGNQLVGYSLVVGLDGTGDRNQVKFTNQSVTNMLRQFGVQMPAKIDPKVKNVAAVALSATLPPMYARGQTINVTVSSMGDAKSLRGGTLLLTQLRGADGEVYALAQGNVVVGGVKASGDSGSSITINTPTVGTVPNGATVEREIPSDFVENSEVYLNLKRPSFKTANNIAVALNQRFGSGTAQAKSATNVSVSAPKEASARVAFMSMLEEVQIDAGKQPARVVFNARTGTVVMGEGIVVRAAAVSHGSLTVTISESKNVSQPGALSGGRTAVTPESDIGVSRDRGQMVMVPAGTSLRSIVNTINSLGASPDDTIAILQALHEAGALDAELVVI; from the coding sequence ATGTTTCGTTATTTATTTCCGCTGCTGATCGTCGCCCTCTCTGGCGCGATAGCGCAGGTCCAGGCGCAGCCGCTGAATCAGCTGGTCGATGTGCAGGGCATTCGCGGTAACCAGCTGGTGGGCTACAGCCTGGTGGTGGGGCTGGACGGCACCGGCGATCGCAACCAGGTGAAGTTCACCAACCAGTCGGTGACCAACATGCTGCGCCAGTTTGGCGTGCAGATGCCGGCGAAAATTGACCCCAAGGTGAAGAACGTGGCCGCCGTGGCGCTCAGCGCCACGCTGCCGCCGATGTACGCCCGTGGCCAGACGATTAACGTCACCGTGTCCTCGATGGGCGATGCGAAAAGCCTGCGCGGCGGCACGCTGCTGCTGACCCAGCTGCGCGGTGCGGACGGTGAGGTCTACGCGCTGGCGCAGGGCAACGTGGTGGTGGGCGGGGTGAAAGCCAGCGGCGACAGCGGCTCCAGCATCACCATCAATACGCCAACCGTCGGCACCGTGCCGAACGGCGCGACCGTCGAGCGTGAAATCCCCAGCGATTTCGTTGAGAACAGCGAGGTTTACCTCAACCTGAAACGTCCGAGTTTCAAAACCGCCAATAATATTGCCGTTGCCCTCAATCAGCGCTTCGGCAGCGGTACGGCTCAGGCAAAAAGCGCCACCAACGTGTCGGTCAGTGCGCCGAAAGAAGCCAGCGCGCGCGTGGCCTTTATGTCAATGCTGGAGGAGGTGCAGATCGACGCCGGTAAACAGCCTGCCCGCGTGGTGTTCAACGCCCGTACCGGCACGGTCGTGATGGGGGAAGGCATTGTGGTGCGTGCCGCGGCGGTATCGCACGGCTCGCTGACCGTGACCATCAGCGAGTCAAAAAACGTCAGCCAGCCCGGCGCGCTCAGCGGCGGCAGAACGGCGGTAACGCCGGAAAGCGATATCGGCGTCAGCCGCGACAGGGGGCAGATGGTGATGGTGCCGGCGGGCACCAGCCTGCGCAGTATTGTTAACACCATTAACAGCCTGGGGGCATCGCCGGATGACACCATCGCCATTCTGCAGGCGCTGCATGAAGCCGGGGCGCTGGACGCCGAACTGGTGGTGATCTGA
- a CDS encoding rod-binding protein yields MVNAISTPLPPGAGDFTARVKPKNLEEAAGEFEAMFLRQMLQEMRKSVDALAGDNGLFSSREARTLRDFYDDALAQELASQRTTGIAGLLIQQLSDNISKESR; encoded by the coding sequence ATGGTTAATGCAATCAGCACGCCGCTGCCGCCGGGGGCGGGGGATTTTACCGCGCGGGTGAAGCCCAAAAACCTGGAAGAGGCGGCCGGAGAATTTGAAGCGATGTTTCTGCGCCAGATGCTGCAGGAAATGCGCAAAAGCGTGGACGCGCTTGCCGGGGATAACGGCCTGTTCAGCAGCCGGGAGGCCCGCACCCTGCGCGATTTCTATGACGATGCGCTGGCGCAGGAGCTGGCCAGCCAGCGAACCACGGGTATTGCCGGGCTGCTTATCCAGCAGCTTTCAGACAACATCAGCAAGGAGTCACGATGA
- the flgK gene encoding flagellar hook-associated protein FlgK, giving the protein MNSLFNIGYSGMRAAQTQLNISALNTANLATPGYTRQRVEQMAIGPMGQSRFDSGSGVEVTSIRRMADRFLTGQVWRANSGGNFYATSQNYMSQLETLMGSESSGLGDGLDHLFGALSGATERPESQAMRQDVLSNAQQLATRFNKLQEFINKQHGDIRSQQQSSIGNINTLSSNIADYNKKITESEAQGGDTSILRDQRDELVKQLSGFVDVRINETSDGSYTVALNGGQPLVSGSTAGKLEMKQNGSASSLSLAFSNTSFPVEMACGGALGGLHHYETDTLNEMETSVQGMAQSLAEAFNSQLTAGFDRNGQPGKPLFTFDAASPGGMLQLTDIRWDELAFSSLPDADGNNDNLKKLIEIGNRTLDIPGMGETTLSNASATLIGTIATQSRDNQAALEAASTLLTQAENDRSNYSSVSEDEEAINLIVYTKAYQSNMKVISTGDRIFSDLLALF; this is encoded by the coding sequence ATGAATTCTCTCTTTAATATTGGCTACAGCGGGATGCGCGCCGCGCAAACCCAGCTCAATATTTCCGCGCTTAATACCGCCAACCTCGCCACGCCGGGCTATACCCGTCAGCGGGTTGAGCAGATGGCCATCGGCCCGATGGGCCAGTCGCGCTTTGACAGCGGCAGCGGCGTGGAAGTGACCAGCATCCGCCGTATGGCCGATCGGTTTCTCACCGGCCAGGTGTGGCGGGCAAACAGCGGCGGCAACTTTTACGCCACGTCACAGAACTATATGAGCCAGCTGGAAACCCTGATGGGATCGGAATCCTCGGGGCTGGGAGATGGCCTCGATCATCTGTTTGGTGCCCTGAGCGGGGCCACCGAGCGCCCGGAAAGCCAGGCGATGCGCCAGGACGTGCTGTCTAACGCGCAGCAGCTGGCCACACGATTTAACAAGCTGCAGGAATTTATCAACAAGCAGCACGGCGATATTCGCAGCCAGCAGCAGAGCAGTATTGGCAATATTAATACGCTGAGCAGCAACATCGCCGACTACAACAAAAAAATCACCGAGTCGGAAGCGCAGGGCGGTGACACCAGCATTTTGCGCGACCAGCGCGATGAACTGGTGAAACAGCTGAGCGGCTTTGTTGATGTGCGCATCAATGAAACCAGCGACGGCAGCTATACGGTGGCGCTGAACGGTGGACAGCCGCTGGTCAGCGGCAGCACCGCAGGCAAACTGGAGATGAAACAGAACGGCAGCGCCAGCTCGCTGTCGCTGGCGTTTTCCAACACCTCATTCCCGGTGGAGATGGCCTGCGGCGGCGCGCTGGGCGGCCTGCATCACTATGAAACCGACACGCTGAACGAGATGGAAACCTCGGTGCAGGGGATGGCGCAGTCGCTGGCCGAGGCGTTCAACAGCCAGCTGACGGCGGGTTTCGATCGCAATGGTCAGCCCGGCAAGCCGCTGTTCACCTTTGATGCGGCCAGCCCCGGCGGCATGCTACAGCTGACCGATATCCGCTGGGACGAGCTGGCCTTTTCCAGCCTGCCGGATGCGGACGGCAACAACGATAACCTGAAAAAGCTGATCGAAATCGGCAACCGCACCCTGGATATTCCCGGCATGGGGGAGACCACGCTGTCGAACGCCAGCGCCACGCTGATTGGCACCATTGCCACGCAGAGCCGGGATAATCAGGCGGCGCTGGAGGCGGCGTCCACCCTGTTAACGCAGGCGGAAAACGATCGCAGCAATTACAGCAGCGTCTCCGAGGATGAGGAAGCGATCAATCTGATCGTTTATACCAAGGCCTATCAGTCAAATATGAAGGTCATCTCAACCGGCGACCGAATTTTCAGTGACCTGCTGGCCCTGTTTTAA
- the flgL gene encoding flagellar hook-associated protein FlgL, with product MRISSQSFSNSMLLHFNRNNVGLFNVQNKITTQSRILKPSDDPIASAQLAKLRREQSAIGQYQTNIQRLSGNLAAQESSIKGCEQQLLVMKDKLQEAMGGTLSAEEISGYGKELASMLETTINLVNTRDEDGRYLYAGTKTGQQPVVFDEGSQTWSYRGNDDTASTLVSSGQEVKVTTALASAFGSDLSTLNTLQTLVNKMQDSTQDPADYYSDMQAAFNAVEGSHASVGALYTELGGRQNSLTLLKDIHDDNNIVTDTVIRSLTALNMAEASVELAGLYQATVGAQKSYTKIQQLSLFSLI from the coding sequence ATGCGTATCAGTAGTCAGAGTTTTTCCAACAGCATGCTGCTGCATTTTAACCGCAATAACGTCGGGCTGTTTAACGTACAGAATAAAATCACCACCCAGTCGCGGATCCTGAAACCGTCTGATGACCCGATTGCCAGCGCCCAGCTGGCGAAGCTGCGCCGCGAGCAGTCGGCTATCGGTCAGTATCAGACCAACATTCAGCGCCTGTCGGGCAATCTGGCGGCGCAGGAAAGCAGTATTAAAGGCTGTGAGCAGCAGCTGCTGGTGATGAAGGACAAACTACAGGAAGCGATGGGTGGCACGCTGTCGGCGGAGGAGATTAGCGGCTACGGTAAAGAACTGGCCTCGATGCTGGAGACAACGATTAACCTGGTGAATACCCGCGATGAAGATGGTCGCTATCTTTACGCCGGAACCAAAACCGGCCAGCAGCCGGTGGTGTTTGATGAGGGGAGCCAGACGTGGTCCTACCGCGGTAACGACGATACGGCGAGTACGCTGGTGTCCAGCGGGCAGGAAGTGAAGGTCACGACGGCGCTGGCATCGGCCTTTGGCAGCGATCTGTCCACGCTGAACACCCTGCAGACGCTGGTCAATAAAATGCAGGACAGCACGCAGGATCCGGCCGACTATTACAGCGATATGCAGGCGGCATTCAACGCGGTGGAAGGTTCCCACGCCAGCGTTGGCGCACTTTACACCGAGCTGGGCGGGCGGCAGAACAGCCTGACCCTGCTGAAAGATATCCATGACGATAACAACATTGTTACCGATACGGTGATCCGCAGCCTGACGGCGCTGAATATGGCCGAGGCAAGTGTTGAACTGGCCGGCCTGTATCAGGCGACGGTCGGTGCCCAGAAAAGCTATACGAAAATCCAACAGCTCTCGCTGTTCTCACTGATTTAA